Genomic segment of Ignavibacteriales bacterium:
TTATAGATTCTTAACAAAAATTAACTGAGAAAGTAAAAATCTTATTCTTATTTTTACCGGCAAAACAGAAAACAATCAAACTTAGAGCATAATAATATATGAACAGTAAAATGATAATTAAGTTTATAGTTTAAAACTACACAATTTTTCACAGCGTCTGTTTTTGGAATCATTTTACATTTTGGTTTATTACAATTCAAATCCTTGAATGAGAAAACAAAATTTTTTATACTTCTTTTTTAAGTTGAGAATTATTAATAATAATTTTTTTGCTTTGGTTTTATTTAATAAAAGTGAGTTAAAATAGGAACTGAAATGCATCTTTCAAAAAAATCGTACATAATTGTAGGCAGTGCAATTTTTATTCTTCTGCTTATTTTTATTATCAAAATTGCCAGTGGGGATTCCTTAAAACGACAAACACCGAAACCAGTTGTTGTAATTGGTAAATTAATCAAGGGGGATATTCAAAGCACCGAATCATTGACGGGAGACATACTTCCAATTCAACAAGCTAGTATTTTTTCAAAAGTAAACGGTACTATTGAAAAAAACTATGTCGATATTGGAACTCGAGTTTCAAATAATCAGATACTTGCTTTAATTGATACAACCATTTATTCTCAGAATGCAAAACAAGCAAAAGCAAATTACATGCAAGCCATGGCAAACAATCTAAATTCAAAACTAAATTATGAAAGAAATAAAAAACTTCTTGAACAAAAATTAGTTGCTCAACAGGATTTGGATAATGCAAAAGCTGCCTCCGATATCGCGCTTGCTCAGCTAGAAGCAGCGGAAGCCGTCTATAATAACGCAGCAACTCAATTAAGTTATTGTAAAATAACGGCACCGTTTCAAGGAACTATTACCAAAAGAAATTTCGATCCCGGTTCTTATATTACAGCGACAACAAATGCTCAAGGTTCAGTTTTATTTATGTTGATGAATATTGATCGTTTGAAAACAATTGTAAATGTTCCCGAAAGAAATGTTTCTTATTTATCGAGCGTTAAAGAAGTAATTGTAACTGTCGATGCCATACCTAACAAAAAATTTGGTGCAAAAATAAGTAAGATTAGTCAGGCAATTGACCTTGCAAGCCGGACAATGGCAGTAGAAATAGAAATAGTGAATTCTGGTTCTCTGTTAAAGCCCGGTATGTTTGCAACCGTTCAATTTGTAACAGAAAAAAAATCCAACTCAAATATTATTCCCAATCAAATTGTTTTGAATGACGAAAAAGGTGATTTTGTTTATGCTCTTAATTCTGATACCTCCGTTTCTAAAAGGTATATTAAAATTGGAATCAGAACGGATGATAAACTGGAGATACTTTCCGGATTAGATGAAACCGATCGAATTGTTTTTGTTGGTCAGACGTTAATTAAAGATAAAATGAAAGTTAAAATAGCAAAGTAAAAATATGTGGCTTACCCGATTTGCTCTTAAATATCCTATTACAACTTTCATGGTGGCTATTGCCGTCTTTGTATTAGGATTTGTTTCTCTTAACCAGCTACCTATAGACATGCTTCCAAATATTCAGATTCCAGTTGTTAGTGTAATAACTTATAACAACGGCGCCGGTCCAACCGACATGGAACAGACTGTCACAGTTCCAATTGAAAGAGTTGTTAGTTCGACAAATAACGTGAACTATGTGCAGTCATCAACACGGGAAGGACAATCAAGTATTCGAGTTTATTTTAATTGGGATGCAAGTACGGATGTTGGTTTAATCGATGTTATACAGAAGGTTAATAGAATTCTAAACTTTCTTCCATCTGCGGCATCACAACCGCTTGTGCTCAGGTTTGATATTACAAATATTCCTGTCTGCACAATTGCTTTAAACGGCGATTTAGATCAAAGAGCGCTTTACGATTTAGCTTACAACGTTATTGAACCTCAATTAGAACATATTCCAGGTGTTGCTTTTGCTCAAGTAACCGGCGGCAAGATTCGTGAAATTCATATTAAGGTTGACAGAAATAGAATTGACGCTCTTAACCTTTCACTTCAGCAAGTCTTGGAAGCTATGTCTGCATCGAATCTAATTGTTCCATCCGGCGATTTGAAAACAGGAGTTTTTGATTATTCGCTGAAAACAGAAAGTGAATTCAATGTTGTTGAGCCAATGGGTAATGTTGTTGTAAAAACCCAGAACAGTATTTCGGTCAGGATAAGAGATGTAGCTTATGTTGAAGATTCATATCAAGAACAGACGGAAGTTATTAGAAATAATGGTAAGGAAGGTGTTGTTCTTCGTATTCAAAAAACTTCCGGTGCTAATACTGTTCAAGTTGTAAACGCAATTGTTAAAGCACTTACCCAACTAAGAGATGTGCCTCCATCTGTAAAAGCATCGCTGGGTACAGATCAAAGTTTATACATTAAACAATCAATTAGCGGATTATTCCAGGAAGCAATTTTAGGAGCTCTTTTAGCAACGCTTGTAATTTTAATTTTTCTTAGAAACTCTAAAAGTGCTGTAATTATCTTTTTAGCCATTCCGCTTTCAATTTTTGTTACGTTTATCTTTTTTAGGTTCAGCGGAACAACTTTGAACATTATGACATTCGGTGGTTTAGCTTTAGGAATAGGGAGATTGGTAGATGACTCGATTGTGGAACTGGAAGTAATAACCCGTCATTACAAAACCATGAAAGCTGATGGCAAAGTGAAAATGCAAGCCACGCTTGATGCAGCGCTCGAAGTTGCCTCCCCAATTTTCATTTCTACTCTCACTACGGTTATTGTATTTCTTCCGGTTATATTTTTGACGGGCATTGCCAAACTTCTTTTTCTTCCTTTGGTAATTACAATAACCGTTGCATTGTTTTCTTCGTTCTTTGTTTCTCGAACCGTTACCCCGTTAATGTGTTACAATTATCTTCATGCGGAACGAGAAGTGGATCTGAATTCTAAAAAACTTTCGCATCGAATTCAGAATTACTTCAAAAATTTACTAGACAAGATTGATACTTTTTATCAGAATACACTGACAAAATCATTGAAGCACAAACGTTTTGTAATTTTTGGGGTTATTGGTTTTGCAATTTTTTCTTTTCTTTTATTCAAGTTTGTTGGAACAGAATTTTTCCCGGATACAGACGAAAGCCAATTTTCTATATCAGTTAAATTACCAGTTGGGACCAGAATAGAAGAAACCGAAAAATTCATAGAACGCATTGAAAGTATAATTCGTAGTAATGTTCCAGAAGCAAAGACTGTTATTTCTGACATAGGTGTTCCGTCAGCAAAAAGCGGATCTTCATTTGGTGGAAATTCTGGTGGTCATGCTGCCAATATAAGCGTTTCACTTATTGCCCCCGGTGAAAGAGACAGAACTGTATTCGATGTTGTTAAAGCCATTCGTCCAAAACTAATGAATCTTCCTGGGGCTCAAATCTTTATTACTACTGGCGGTTTTTTGAAATTCCTTTTGAACTTCGGTTCATCGGCACCAATTGATGTAATTATCAGCGGTCAAGATTTCGATCAGGCAAACAAACTCAGCCAGCAGATTTACGATATCGTAAAATCTACAAACGGTGCAACAGATGTTCAGATATCTCGTGAATTAAATTTACCTGAATTAAATGTTTCGATCGACCGTGATAAAGCCGGCGCTCTTGGTGTTAGTGTTTCTCAAATTTCAAATACAATTACAACTGCAATCAGCGGTTCTGTTGCTTCTGTGTTCACCGATCCTGCCACCGGCAATCAATATAATATTTTGGTGAGGCTATCGGAGGATTACAGAAATAAAATTGATGACATAAAAGAGTTAAGCGTGCAAAGTACTCAGGGACAATTGATAAAGTTGTCGAACCTTGTGAAAGTTGTTCTTGTCAAATCTCCAATTCAAATTGATAGAAAATACCAGGAAAGAATTGTTGAGATTACCGGAAACGTAACCGGACGCGATCTTGGAAGTGTTTCTAAAGACATAAATGATAAATTAGCCAATGTTCAAATTCCGTCCGGATTTGTGGTGACCGTGAGCGGAAATGTTGAACAGCAAAACAAAACGTTCGGCGATCTTGGATTGGCATTAATACTTGCAATCATTCTTGTTTATATGGTAATGGCTTCTCAATTTCAATCTCTTGTTGATCCTTTCATAATTATGTTTACGGTTCCTCTGGGTATGATCGGAGTTGTCTGGGCATTATTCTTAACTGATACAACACTTTCAGTTACATCTTTTGAAGGTGTGATTGTAATGATAGGAATTGTTGTATCCAACGGAATATTATTAGTTGATTACACAAACAAGTTGCGCAAAACCGGAATGGGATTGCACGAAGCTGTGATTAAAGGCGGTAGAACAAGACTCCGCCCGATTCTTATGACAACATTGGCAACCGTTTTAGGCTTGATACCTCTTGCTTTAGGTATGGGTGGAGAAAAATCTCAATCACCACTTGCCATTGCAGTTATTGGTGGTCTAACTGTCTCTACAATTTTAACATTATTATTTGTTCCAACTCTTTATACAATCTTTGAAGAGAGATTTAGCAAAAAAAAGAAAAATATAAATGAAGAATACTCAATTGAATAAATACTATTTATTGCCAGTTACCTTTTTATTTATTACTAACATTGCTGTTGCACAGCAGGATACATTAACAATTGAAAAGTGCATTGACCTTGCTTTAAAAAATAATCCACAGATAAAGATTGCAGAAAGTAATTATGAACTTTCCTCTGCGAATTTGACGCTTACAAGATCAACATTATTTCCACAGGTATCTTTTAACACGGGATGGAATAGAAACGGCGGTAATTTTTTCCAAGGACCAACAGCAAGAGAGGCTACGTATGAAAATTATTCTTACGGTTTTCAATTGCAGCAGCTTGTTTTCGATTTCGACAAATCGTATTCGCGTGTTTCAGGAACTTCGGATTTAAAAAGCGCTTCCGAACAGGATTTATTTTCGTCAAAACAAACCCTCATTTTAAATACTTACATTGCTTACTTTACTTATTTACAAGCTGATAGAATAAATAATGTTAGTCTGGAATCTTTGAGGCAAGCCCAAGAGCATCTTAGGCAAGCGCAAAGTTTTTATGATGTTGGGAAGAAACCCCAATTTGATGTGCTTAAAGCTAAAACCGATGAAGCTAATGCAAAGGTTAACCTGATAACATCACAGAACAATATTATAGTAAGCGGACTTCAATTAGAAAATATACTTAATACAAAATTCGGTAATAATGTTCATCTAAAAGATAATTTGGGAATTACAAAAGACACAGTTAAAATTCAGAGTGCGCTTGCTTTGGCATGGGAAAATCGTCCTGAATTTATCGGTGCAAAGCTTAGAGTTGATGCTAATAAATCATTCTTAACTTCAGCATGGACAGCAAATCTTCCTTCAATTAATCTTACAGGCGGTTATAACTGGAGAACATTTTCTTTAGATCAGAATTTTTTAAATTCATGGAATCTCGGCGTTACTTTATCATTACCTCTTTTCCAGGGCTTTGCTTTGGATGCAGGAATTGATCAAGCAAGGGCAAATTTTAAAAATGCGGAAGCAACATTCGATTTTATTC
This window contains:
- a CDS encoding efflux RND transporter periplasmic adaptor subunit, giving the protein MHLSKKSYIIVGSAIFILLLIFIIKIASGDSLKRQTPKPVVVIGKLIKGDIQSTESLTGDILPIQQASIFSKVNGTIEKNYVDIGTRVSNNQILALIDTTIYSQNAKQAKANYMQAMANNLNSKLNYERNKKLLEQKLVAQQDLDNAKAASDIALAQLEAAEAVYNNAATQLSYCKITAPFQGTITKRNFDPGSYITATTNAQGSVLFMLMNIDRLKTIVNVPERNVSYLSSVKEVIVTVDAIPNKKFGAKISKISQAIDLASRTMAVEIEIVNSGSLLKPGMFATVQFVTEKKSNSNIIPNQIVLNDEKGDFVYALNSDTSVSKRYIKIGIRTDDKLEILSGLDETDRIVFVGQTLIKDKMKVKIAK
- a CDS encoding efflux RND transporter permease subunit, which gives rise to MWLTRFALKYPITTFMVAIAVFVLGFVSLNQLPIDMLPNIQIPVVSVITYNNGAGPTDMEQTVTVPIERVVSSTNNVNYVQSSTREGQSSIRVYFNWDASTDVGLIDVIQKVNRILNFLPSAASQPLVLRFDITNIPVCTIALNGDLDQRALYDLAYNVIEPQLEHIPGVAFAQVTGGKIREIHIKVDRNRIDALNLSLQQVLEAMSASNLIVPSGDLKTGVFDYSLKTESEFNVVEPMGNVVVKTQNSISVRIRDVAYVEDSYQEQTEVIRNNGKEGVVLRIQKTSGANTVQVVNAIVKALTQLRDVPPSVKASLGTDQSLYIKQSISGLFQEAILGALLATLVILIFLRNSKSAVIIFLAIPLSIFVTFIFFRFSGTTLNIMTFGGLALGIGRLVDDSIVELEVITRHYKTMKADGKVKMQATLDAALEVASPIFISTLTTVIVFLPVIFLTGIAKLLFLPLVITITVALFSSFFVSRTVTPLMCYNYLHAEREVDLNSKKLSHRIQNYFKNLLDKIDTFYQNTLTKSLKHKRFVIFGVIGFAIFSFLLFKFVGTEFFPDTDESQFSISVKLPVGTRIEETEKFIERIESIIRSNVPEAKTVISDIGVPSAKSGSSFGGNSGGHAANISVSLIAPGERDRTVFDVVKAIRPKLMNLPGAQIFITTGGFLKFLLNFGSSAPIDVIISGQDFDQANKLSQQIYDIVKSTNGATDVQISRELNLPELNVSIDRDKAGALGVSVSQISNTITTAISGSVASVFTDPATGNQYNILVRLSEDYRNKIDDIKELSVQSTQGQLIKLSNLVKVVLVKSPIQIDRKYQERIVEITGNVTGRDLGSVSKDINDKLANVQIPSGFVVTVSGNVEQQNKTFGDLGLALILAIILVYMVMASQFQSLVDPFIIMFTVPLGMIGVVWALFLTDTTLSVTSFEGVIVMIGIVVSNGILLVDYTNKLRKTGMGLHEAVIKGGRTRLRPILMTTLATVLGLIPLALGMGGEKSQSPLAIAVIGGLTVSTILTLLFVPTLYTIFEERFSKKKKNINEEYSIE
- a CDS encoding TolC family protein produces the protein MKNTQLNKYYLLPVTFLFITNIAVAQQDTLTIEKCIDLALKNNPQIKIAESNYELSSANLTLTRSTLFPQVSFNTGWNRNGGNFFQGPTAREATYENYSYGFQLQQLVFDFDKSYSRVSGTSDLKSASEQDLFSSKQTLILNTYIAYFTYLQADRINNVSLESLRQAQEHLRQAQSFYDVGKKPQFDVLKAKTDEANAKVNLITSQNNIIVSGLQLENILNTKFGNNVHLKDNLGITKDTVKIQSALALAWENRPEFIGAKLRVDANKSFLTSAWTANLPSINLTGGYNWRTFSLDQNFLNSWNLGVTLSLPLFQGFALDAGIDQARANFKNAEATFDFIQQNINLDVQQQYTNLRLAVAKIDATKSLVSQAEETLKIAEGRYKEEVGNPIEITDARVTLLNAQILYIQALYDYQVSYVRLQKAIGILK